The following DNA comes from Carassius carassius chromosome 41, fCarCar2.1, whole genome shotgun sequence.
agctcccgttccaccacatcccaaagatgctctattgggttgagatctggtgactgtggaggccattttagcacagtgaactcattgtcatgttcaagaaaccagtttgaaatgatttgagctttgtgacatggtgcattatcctgctggaagtagccatcagaggatggctacatggtggtcataaagggatggatatggtcagaaacaatgctcaggtaggccgtggcatttaaacgatgcccaattggcactaaggggcctagaGTGCGAAGAAAACATcacccacaccattacaccaccaccaccagcctgcacagtggtaacaaggcatgattgatccatgttctcattctgtttacaccaaattctgactctaccatctaaatgtctcaacagaaatcgagagtcatcagaccaggcaacatttttgcactcttcaactgtccaattttggtaagctcgtgctaatgttagcgtctttttcctatttgtagtggagatgagtggtacccggtggggtcttctgctgttgtagcccatccgcctcaaggttgtgcgtgttgtggcttcaccaatgctttgctgcatacctcggttgtaacgagtggttatttcagtcaaagttgctcttctatcagcttgaatcagtcggccaattctcctctgacctctagcatcaacaaggcattttcgcccacagtactgccgcatactggatgtttttcccttttcacaccattctttgtaaaccctaggaatggttgtgcgtgaaaatcccagtaactgagcagattgtgaaatactcagaccggcccatctggcaccaacaaccatgccaggCTCAAAATTGCTGATTCTGACAATCAGTTTGGAGTTCATGAGTGTActgtatacactcacctaaaggattattaggaacacctgttcaatttctcattaatgcaattatctaatcaaccaatcacatagcagttgcttcaatgcattttggGGTGTAGTCCTGGTCAAGACATTCTCCttaactccaaactgaatgtcagaatgggaaagaaaggtgatttaagcaattttgggcgtggcatggttgttggtgccagacgggccagtctgagtatttcaaattcaatttccaaaattggacagttgaagactggaaaatgttgcctggtctgatgagtctcgatttctgttgagacatttagATGGTAgtgtcagaatttggcgtaaacaaaatgagaacatggatccatcatgccttgttaccactgtgcaggctggtggtggtggtgtaatggtgtgggggatgttttcttggcacactttagggcCCTTAGTGTCAATTGGGCATCATTATAATGCTCAGTTataatgccacggcctacctgagcattgtttctgaccatgtccatccctttatgaccaccatgtacccatcctctgatggctacttccagcaggataatgcagcatgtcacaaagctcgaatcatttcaaactggtttcttgaacatgacattgagttaactgtactaaaatggcccccacagtcaccagatctcaacccaatagagcatctttgggatgtggttgaacaggagctttgtgccctggatgtgcatcccacaaatctccatcaactgcaagatgctatcctatcaatatgggccaacatttctaaagaatgctttcagcacctagttgaatcaatgccacgtagaattaaggcagttctgaaggcgaaagggggtcaaacacagtattagcatggtgttcctaataatcctttaggtgagtgtatatacaaAGTCCCTTTAAAACAAATCAGTTCACTAGTATTTGTAATTCCCCAAGGCAGCTATTTTCAGTCAAGAAAATGCTCAAAAAATAGGGAAACAATATAAGTGGAATGGAAATGTATCAAAGGAACTTTCTGAAATGTATAAAGTTCCAGTAGTAtaaatttcaaatttattcaagTTAAGAGAATAAAGAGTCATTTCTCCACATTGTTCAGCTATTTCCTTTGAGCCTGAAGTTTAAACGACACTGACTTACTTTGAAGTAATCAAATGTAGTTACATGTACTTTAGGGGAAAAACCTTTAATAATGCAAGAAGCATTTGTAGGGCATGTTTGAAATAATATTGTGCTGTCTTTTTTGTTATTGTAATCTTATATATGGATGCTAaagtcagaggtggaaagagtacaaaaatattatactcaagtaaaagtaccattacattaatgaaattttacttaagtacaagtaaaagtaccagtctaaaaatcaactcaagtaaaagtaaaaagtagctcatttaaaatttactcagagtaaaaattacttagttacactttaacagtgggagggagtcaaaaatgggacaggccaaggggtgtcaaactcagttcctggagggccacagtcctgcacagtttagatttaacctttaaccctaattaaacacacctgatccagctaatctaatcatttaggtttatttgaaaactacattgctgagtcccaattcgcctacttatactacgacctaaaagtatgtactttttttgtgaggaaaaagtacatacttttgagtgtgtagcaaaagagtatgcacgttctgggacatacttcgatgacgtcatgcaacgtgaacgacaacgtggttgcctagttaggcacaccacaactgttgtttcattcattcttgtatgtccaataaaattttatttactattcccatctttttttctcatcgttttttttcacaatacattttataatgtgtTCCTCTACCAAGTTGAGGGGTGAAGAAGCAGGGCGTCGTCGTCGTAGAACCAAACGCAGGTCGTTTGTGAGGCAGCTGATTCTGACGTTCATGTGCAGTGTGTGTAACAAAGCCATCGCAAAGTTcctccctcccgcacgcaatgggttgtgggcaatattagcccttagagtgtgcattgatctgcacatcgaattctaaccggaaatagtagaccatccgggtatctttggaatactcttttcaacatactacgatttgggacgtactaattctagtttctAATTCTAGTAGAATTGGGACTCAGcgcatgatatgtgtgctggagcagggttagaattaaactctgcagggctatggccctccaggaactgagtttgacacccctgggataggtctattaatctcaaactagttgtttttaattaaaggaatcagttatttagaataataaaaaatttgggctgttaccaggcaaatcagtatcaacaaactcatcttttaatgcagaggaaatgcagaagattcattggaagtggcatttagatgtattacactgtttagtgcaggacaagaaataatttaacctgcagttacaaatgcatgaataatgttttgatattcaagacataaaatgttgaatactcatttgaaatgataagaaattaattattaaaagaaaatcaaaagatacttttaatgtaaaattaaaatggccagtatgtgtcagcaagtcactgttaataagtgagtcattgcgactgaaccgaatcatttaaacggttgattcattcaggaacgaaacactgtcacgttgctcagagacgcaaaactgtgctttggtcccttatgaaacaaaaatatattgcagtatattggaaaatatcatgtaatatattaggcatatattcttatatatatttattttttccaatatattgcaatatattgaaagcggcaatcatttgtatattttgcaatatattatgtaatatatgtatcatcaatatattattaaatgtattcaaatatataatattttagaaaataaaaagggaaattaatatattacaatatattttaagatatattatattggtaaatatattttcctttaataaggggtggctgtgtttggaattattttctgttgtagaaatagagctaaaaaaaaaaggcaatatggtgtctgaacgcaagtctcttatttaacttgtttactgaactgttatatatatatgtatgtatatattcatgatgatttttggtggaaaagacggcattctttgtgtgattttgatttaatatatgaaattatataaatatgtgaattttctgcccctatatcttaaactttgtgatcattctaaatgcactttaggagactgaatcacacagtgaaagaacgcactataaatgcgcgcgcacatcattaaaacaaaaaacatgatagtatcgcagatgatatatatagcacactcctcaccactgtctttttggctaatttgtgcaaaactcttgctaaaatgtcaaagcttcattttaaccaccaatgcaacgatgcaattatttagcttacctgttacattcttgcgaagggttgatgtcttgtcgagattttataagctgctagtttggttttactaggcaagtacagcttacactgcataatagagcctacatatggccaggggttcacttcatttccttcgagttcaacttcagaatatgacggggtttcgttttcagcggtgtctgcaccactaacgcctgttttgtcagtctgcatctttcttgtgattttagcgccagtttgccctcctgcccattatttactgacgtagtttccagggagcgatttatttttttattttttatttttttttactcagtaattaatgtgttttaaaatgtagcgaagtacaatactttaaacaaaatatacttaagtaaaagtaaaattacagattttaaaaattactttaaaaagtattagtacacaaaaaagctactcaattacagtaacgcgagtaaatgtaattcgttactttccacctctggctaaAGTTTGCACATGCACTGCCACCCAGTTAGTTTTCACACTAGCATATCTCTTTTATCTCTTCTGCAGTCAAAGTTTCTCTATGAATGTATAAACAAGCCTAGTGCAACATCACTACAGTTAAATAACAATACCATTTACAAAAAGGCTACTTGTTATCCTTGCTAAGCCCACAGGAACTACACATgtgacaaattatttaaataagaagTTGTAAATTActaaattgttaaattattaaataaaatatatatatatatatatatatatatatatatatatatatatatatatatatatatatatatatatatatatatttgtgttagtCAAACATCTTTTTTAGGGAATACTGAATCTGAAAGTTTTTATAAAAGTGGCTTGTGTTTGCAAGGAGCATGTAGCTAACTTGTCAAGCCATAATGTTCTGGTCTGTTTATTTTACATCATATTTCCTCATTCTACAAGGTGCATATAATCTGCTTGATCTAACCTCCTTCATATGAAAATCTGAAAACACCTGTTCAGAAAGAAACTTCCTTCAAGAGATTCTGTACCAGCAGATACAAACCTTGAAGAACAAGATGGAGTTTTGTAATGAATGTTAATTCAGTTGAACTCCAAAAGGAAAACACACTTATTGTATCACAGTGCAAACAGATACACAGCACTGTTCAGGAAAGGACATTTCTCCACAATAACAACAATTGCAAACATTGCAGCGATCGTAAATAATGATTCATATGACTCCCAAACctcaacattttttcttttttctgttttgcagATGGATGTTGTTGGACAGACCAAAGAAGATTAGTCTTGTGCGACCTTCAGAGATGAAAGTGACAGTTtcatactgctaaaaaaaaaaaaaccttgaatccACCTGAAACCACTCCAAGGTGATTGTTTCATGAGGATTAATGGCATGTTCTCTTTTGGAAATGTCTTTGACCTCTGAGCTCTCCGAGAGGTTAACACAAGCCAAGAAATGTGGTTGAGACATGTGACACATCAGGTTTCACCATGCTAGACCGTAGTGGGCTGCAGTGTTACAGttacagtacaatacaatactTTCTAGTCTTATTTTTAAACATTGCCTTGGGACCATTGAAGCCTCAGCCAATTTTGATGACTATATAAGTCTCTGAGGAAGCGAAGAGACCATGTGTAACATTTCAACCTCATGCAATGTTGTCTCAAACATAGACCAGTTCTTCCAGCCGGTGCTGTATATTATCGTCATCGTCCTTGGCTTCCCGACTAACTGCCTGGCCCTGTGGGCCGCGTACAAGCAGGTCAGACAGAAGAATGAGTTGGGGGTCTACCTGATGAACCTCTCGGTGGCTGACCTCTTGTACATAGCCACTTTGCCACTTTGGATTGACTATTTTGTCCACCATGACAACTGGATCCACGGTCAAGTGTCCTGTAAGATGTTCGGTTTCATCTTCTACACCAACATTTACGTCAGCATCGCCTTCCTCTGCTGCATATCTGTGGATCGTTACTTGGCGGTGGCTCATCCCCTGAAATTTGCTAAAGTCCGCAGGGTCAAAACAGCCTTGCTGGTCAGCACCGTTGTGTGGGTAACTGAAATAGTGGCCAACTCTGCACCTCTCTTCTATGATGAGCTTTTCAGGGACCACTTTAACCACACCTTTTGCTTCGAGAAGTATCCCATGCAGAATTGGGTGGCGGGGATAAACCTTTACCGCACTTTCCTCGGCTTCTTTGTGCCTTGGGGTGTAATGTTGGCTGCTTACAGAGGCATCCTGAGAGCCGTGCGCAGTAACATCTCGACCGAGCGCCAAGAGAAAGCCAAAATCAAGAGGCTGGCCCTCAGTTTGATCCTCATCGTCCTCCTCTGCTTCGCTCCATACCACGTCCTCTTGCTGTGGCGCAGCATCATTTTCCTCACCAACCCTTGCGATTGCGGTGCTGAAGAGAACTTGTTTGGTGCTTATCATGTGACTCTAGCACTCACCAGCCTCAACTGCGTGGCAGACCCCATCCTCTATTGCTTTGTTAATGAAGGGGCCCGTAATGATGTGGGCCGGGCCCTGTCCACTCTCTTCGGTCTCTTCCAGTGGTGCCAAAGCCCAGAGGCGCTCATGGGGGCATCTATCACTGTGGAGACGCCGTTGGCTATAAAGAAGCCCGATTTCTACAGTGAGGTCAAAACGAATGCCTATAAAACTGACATTGAAGTGCTCAAAGATGAATGCCTTCAATTGACCATTCTCAGTGTTAAAAAGTGAAGTTAAATGTCAGTGTAACCTACAGCAGTCCCCTGTGTGAACACTTATGTGCGCACTTGAAActgaatttttcttttaaatggcaAAATATTAAACCAAGTGGCATCTTCAAAAGATGCTGGatcttttgttaaaaataatatcAGTTTTTGTGAGCCATTTTGTCAGTGACTTttaaagcccaaagtatacttagGTTTTGAAGCGAACCCCTAGCTGCTTGTGTTTGATAGCATGCTCGAACAGCGGCCCTCAACACATGCCCTCTATGAATTTTTATACTTGTCCAGTGTCTACGCTGTTTCTTTCCAGAAGTTATGACTGATAAAATTGTCTTTGCGCTTTAAACTGGAGTTGCATGTATCTCTTAACCCTCTCACACAAGTGCTTGTCAACAAAAGAATCTTTTGTTGTTGCTTTCTCCAGtagtttatttttctgttttactttgtcaAAATTGTCTCCACTTTGTGGACAAGTTAATTACTGCAGAAACATTCAAGGTGCATGTGCGAGCTGCACGCATACAGTATGTACATGTTATGATGATGAAGCTACATAACAAGTTGATTTATAGATTAATAGACACTTAACAACCAGATAAAGTCTGAATAGTTTTTTTATCTGAATTTTGAACAATATTTCttgttttacaatttaaaacacaacaaacttgttttctttttttttttgttttttttgcttgagAACTGTGCTTCTGTTATCTGTATTATATTTctgtcaaactaaaacaatgccaCTTGATTTGATTTTGTTATGTAATGCAATAACATTCAGAATTTAAGTGcggcttaaaggtatagttcacgtaaaaatgaaaattctgtcataatttgctcaccatcacgttccaaacctgtatgactttcttgaaGAACTCGAAAGAAAATGTTTTCTGTAATGtctcagttttttgtttttgtccaatAAATGAAAGGTCATAAGATCCAacaggaggttttttttttctttttttttttttgactccattgacattacaaaaactaaatttcaggaacaaaaacaatttaaacatTTCATATACTATCTTCTTTGGTGTTCCAGGTTTGGGTCAGCATAATAGTCATtagataatgacagaattttgtaTTTTGAGTAAACAATCTCTTTAAGTGTAATTACTTTTTGGGGCCGCTGTATATACACCTATGTGTACCTCAAGTTTTGCACAAAAAAAGTCTACGGTGAAATCTTTAACTTGGAGATGAGGATTAATAAATGTCAGTGAAATGCTGATGTCAAAAAGCCCTTCTCCTTTTGAATGTTTTATATGTACATGCCTGCCATTTGTGTCTGTTCTTTCTAATCTACTATCCCTATTTTGACATTATTGCTGGTCTTAGGCCCAAGCCCGGTTATTTATTTCCCCACTCTTGTCACAGTCAACACAAATATTGTCTGGGTTGTTTCAGGTGTTGTGTTTTAATATGCATCTTAAGACATTGTATAAAGTCTTTAACAAGGGGAGCATGTTTCTCTCAGCCGTCTCTTGTTTGACATCCTTTCTGTTCTGTGGCCCACAGATACACAAAATGGAAACTGTTTTCCAAACAATGGGCTTTgctattgtttacatttttttcttcattagttCTCCAGTTGGCCTCTTTCAGCCTACCAAACTGTAAGTCCTGAATGTCAGCAGTGAGAATGTAATGGATGCCGAAATAAAATATATGATGTGGGCCGTTCTTCTCTTCTGTAAATCTCAGCTATTTTCTTCTGATAAATTCTATACTTGGCAACATATGTTGTGAAAGGAAGTGATAAATTGATATAAAAAGGGAATGTTTTATGATATCATGTG
Coding sequences within:
- the LOC132123589 gene encoding G-protein coupled receptor 4-like, producing the protein MCNISTSCNVVSNIDQFFQPVLYIIVIVLGFPTNCLALWAAYKQVRQKNELGVYLMNLSVADLLYIATLPLWIDYFVHHDNWIHGQVSCKMFGFIFYTNIYVSIAFLCCISVDRYLAVAHPLKFAKVRRVKTALLVSTVVWVTEIVANSAPLFYDELFRDHFNHTFCFEKYPMQNWVAGINLYRTFLGFFVPWGVMLAAYRGILRAVRSNISTERQEKAKIKRLALSLILIVLLCFAPYHVLLLWRSIIFLTNPCDCGAEENLFGAYHVTLALTSLNCVADPILYCFVNEGARNDVGRALSTLFGLFQWCQSPEALMGASITVETPLAIKKPDFYSEVKTNAYKTDIEVLKDECLQLTILSVKK